Genomic segment of Microbacterium sp. M28:
ACGGCGTGTCGCGCGCGCTGACGGCCACGGGTCGATCGGACAGGCATGTCGTCGCAGTCGTCGGAGACGGCGCCCTCACCGGCGGGATGACGTGGGAGGCGCTCAACAACATCACCGACGACAACGATCGCAACCTCGTCATCGTCGTCAACGACAACGGTCGATCGTACGCGCCGACGATCGGCGGGATGTCGCGCTACCTGAACCGCGTCCGCACCGCCGCCGCATACAAGGATCTGCACCACCGGTCGGATCGGCTGTTCCGCTCGTTCGGCGCGTTCGGACGCGCCGTCTTCCGCGGTGTCCGCGGCGGAACGCACGGGTTCCTGTCGCGATTCACGAACAACGCGGCCCTGTACTCGAACCTCGACATCAAGTACCTCGGTCCGGTCGACGGACACGACCTGGACGCCCTCATCGAGACGCTCGAACTGGCGAAGTCCTACGGCGCTCCGGTGATCGTGCACGCCATCACCGAGAAGGGCCGCGGCTACCAGCCGGCGCGCGATGACGAGGCCGACCAGTTCCACGCCGTGAATCGGATCGACCCGACCACGGGTGAGCCTCTGGCGAGCAGCGGGACCGGATGGACCGACGTGTTCTCCGAGGCACTCGTCGCTGCGGGAGAGCGCGACCCGAAGGTGATCGCCATGACCGCCGCCATGCTGCGGCCCACAGGACTCGCCCCGTTCGCGGAACGGTTCCCCGAGCGCGTCTACGACGTCGGCATCGCAGAGCAGCACGCCGTCACGGCCGCCGCGGGTCTGGCCTACGGTGGGCTGCACCCCGTCGTCGCGCTCTACGCGACATTCATCAATCGCGCGTTCGACCAGGTCCTGATGGATGTCGGCCTGCACAAGGCGGGTGTGACGTTCGTCCTGGACCGCGCAGGCGTCACGGGCCCCGACGGTCCCAGCCACCACGGCATGTGGGATCTGGCGATGCTGCAGATCGTGCCGCACATCCGTATCGCGGCGCCGCGTGACGGCACCCGGCTCCGCGAAGCCCTGGACGAGGCGGTGCTCGTGGACGACGCGCCGACCGTGGTCCGCTTCCCGAAGGGCGAGGTGGCAGCCGATCTGCCCGCGATCGAGCGGTTGCGCGACGGCGTCGACGTGCTGGCGCGAGGCGAATCGGAGGACGTGCTGCTGGTCGGCATCGGACCGTTCGCCGCGCTGGCGGTGGACGTAGCCGAACGGCTGCGCGCGCAGGGCATCGGCGCGACGGTGATCGACCCGCGGTGGGCCATCCCGGTGCAGCCATCGGTCATCGACCTCGCTCGCAGGCATCGCCTCGTCATCACGCTCGAGGACGGCATCCGCGTCGGCGGAATCGGCACGCGCGTGCGGCAGGTGCTGCGCGAAGCGGGCATCGACACCGCGGTGGACGAGCTCGGGCTCCCGGACGAGTTCATCGATCACGCATCCCGTGACCAGATCCTCGCGGATGCGGGCCTGACGGCGCCGAAGATCGCGCAGGACGTCGTCTCGCAGGTGCTCGGCACGCGGATCCCCATGGCCCGCAACGCAGGCGAGACCGGTGCGATCGACCTGCCGCTGCACGAGAAGCGCTGACGCGGCTCAGCCCAGGGCCGTATCCTCGGCGAGCATGTCGGGGTCGACGCGGGTCCTTCGCCGTCGGCGCGAAATGATGCCGCGATCACGGAGCAGCGCCCTCCGCGCGGTGAGCCACCAGCCCACCGGGACGGCGACCGCGGCGGCGACGGCGGTGATGCCGGTCAGATCCAGGATGCCGTCCGCGAAGAAGTGCGCGAGGGCGGCGGCTCCGGCCGCGACGCCGATGCCCACCAGGACGTAGACGACCGCATGCACGACGATGCGGCGCTCCCGGCGCAGAGAGCGCGCCACGAGCCAGAGCGCCGGCATCAGCACGACCAGGCCGATCGCGGAGATCGCCGCGCACAGCAGGGCGACCCAGCCGCTGACGACCGCGACGAAGCCGAGCGCGGCGAGGGGCGCGCCACCGCTCATCGTGATCGTTCGCAGCGAGAAGAGACCGACGAAGAGACCGACGAACAGAGCCCAGGAGCGAAGCGCACCGGCGGAGAACTCGTCACGGGTGAAGGCCATCGGCTCCTCGGACGTCCGCGGTGACGGAAGCAGCCGCGACTGGTTCATCGTCGTGCGCCTCCCCGTGTACTCGCTCGCCCTCATGCTAGCGTGCGGGGGTGCGACGCTCAGTTGAGGGCGTGCAGGGCCGCGACGGCGGCC
This window contains:
- the dxs gene encoding 1-deoxy-D-xylulose-5-phosphate synthase, with the translated sequence MPTLPGITGPRDLDRLSTTELAELADEIRQFLVENVSRTGGHLGPNLGVVELTIALHRVFRSPEDPIIFDTGHQSYVHKLLTGRQDFSQLRLRGGLAGYPQRGESAHDVVESSHASSSLSWADGVSRALTATGRSDRHVVAVVGDGALTGGMTWEALNNITDDNDRNLVIVVNDNGRSYAPTIGGMSRYLNRVRTAAAYKDLHHRSDRLFRSFGAFGRAVFRGVRGGTHGFLSRFTNNAALYSNLDIKYLGPVDGHDLDALIETLELAKSYGAPVIVHAITEKGRGYQPARDDEADQFHAVNRIDPTTGEPLASSGTGWTDVFSEALVAAGERDPKVIAMTAAMLRPTGLAPFAERFPERVYDVGIAEQHAVTAAAGLAYGGLHPVVALYATFINRAFDQVLMDVGLHKAGVTFVLDRAGVTGPDGPSHHGMWDLAMLQIVPHIRIAAPRDGTRLREALDEAVLVDDAPTVVRFPKGEVAADLPAIERLRDGVDVLARGESEDVLLVGIGPFAALAVDVAERLRAQGIGATVIDPRWAIPVQPSVIDLARRHRLVITLEDGIRVGGIGTRVRQVLREAGIDTAVDELGLPDEFIDHASRDQILADAGLTAPKIAQDVVSQVLGTRIPMARNAGETGAIDLPLHEKR